In Betaproteobacteria bacterium, the DNA window GTAGCCCAGGCGCGAGGCCGAGCGCACGTGGATGATGTTCCCATTCGGCGGAAAATAGAATTCGACATCGTCGACAAAGCCGATCAGCGCGCTGGTGTACTCGGCGTACAGATAGTCCGGCTTCATCTCGACAATGCGCATATTCGGCGTGCTCTCGATGATCGCCTTGAGCGCTTTCATTGCCTGCTCCTGCGAGCCTTTGCAGGCAAGCGCAGCGATCTGATGGTAACCGCCGGTCGCCTGGCTGCTGACCGCGTTCGGCGAAGACGGCGGCGCTTTGAGATTTCCGTTCTTGACGCCCAGGTCGGTCGGGCGTTTGCCGCTTAGTATTCCCATGGCGTTTCTCCTAATTGATTCATCCGGATAAAAAG includes these proteins:
- a CDS encoding DUF1499 domain-containing protein; this encodes MGILSGKRPTDLGVKNGNLKAPPSSPNAVSSQATGGYHQIAALACKGSQEQAMKALKAIIESTPNMRIVEMKPDYLYAEYTSALIGFVDDVEFYFPPNGNIIHVRSASRLGYSDFGVNRERIEAIRAKLAQAGA